The proteins below are encoded in one region of Rana temporaria chromosome 2, aRanTem1.1, whole genome shotgun sequence:
- the LOC120929424 gene encoding guanine nucleotide-binding protein G(I)/G(S)/G(O) subunit gamma-5, with translation MSGTANVSAMRKMVSQLRLEASINRVKVSQAAADLKQFCMQNAQHDPLLTGISSSTNPFRPPKVCSFL, from the coding sequence ATGTCGGGGACCGCGAACGTGTCGGCTATGAGGAAGATGGTGTCGCAGCTGCGGCTGGAGGCCAGCATCAACAGGGTGAAGGTCTCTCAGGCGGCCGCTGACCTGAAGCAGTTCTGTATGCAAAATGCACAACACGATCCCTTACTAACTGGAATTTCCTCAAGCACAAATCCTTTCCGACCCCCGAAAGTTTGCTCTTTCCTGTAA